One region of Ardenticatenales bacterium genomic DNA includes:
- a CDS encoding TetR/AcrR family transcriptional regulator: MSGKRKHDPDEKRAKILSSALDLFLEKGFDGVSMNAIARHSGVTQSLIHHYFGSKQELWQAVKSHTYSDYLAHQQQILDQDDGRPTPFVRNALRSRFDFFQQNPHVVRLLSWLQLMEDPTGMETGQEIGRQMLARIRQAQANASIRADVPAETILAMALALTTHWFQSRHVIQHFANMDDTPPAQADAEYLEAMITVFLDGLRPPSNTN, translated from the coding sequence ATGTCTGGCAAACGCAAACACGATCCTGACGAAAAACGCGCCAAAATCCTGAGCAGCGCCCTGGATCTGTTCCTGGAAAAAGGCTTTGATGGCGTTTCCATGAACGCCATCGCCCGCCATAGCGGCGTCACGCAAAGCCTGATTCACCACTACTTCGGCTCAAAACAGGAACTGTGGCAGGCAGTCAAGTCACACACGTACAGCGACTACCTGGCACACCAGCAGCAAATCCTGGATCAGGATGATGGCCGGCCAACCCCCTTCGTACGGAACGCGCTGCGCAGCCGTTTCGACTTTTTCCAGCAGAACCCGCATGTGGTGCGCCTGCTCTCCTGGCTGCAACTGATGGAGGATCCCACGGGTATGGAAACAGGGCAGGAGATTGGCCGCCAGATGCTGGCGCGCATCCGGCAAGCGCAGGCCAACGCCTCCATCCGCGCCGACGTCCCGGCGGAAACCATTCTGGCGATGGCCCTGGCGCTCACCACCCATTGGTTCCAGAGCCGACACGTCATCCAGCACTTCGCCAACATGGATGACACGCCACCGGCTCAGGCCGACGCGGAATATCTGGAAGCGATGATCACCGTCTTCCTCGATGGTCTGCGCCCACCGTCAAACACCAACTAA
- a CDS encoding TVP38/TMEM64 family protein, whose product MTVTETTQTTTVATFWRRHGAKLGALAFWALVLGGYWWYANRNGLTLQETLTLVAHLLTGSIWGPLAYILLYALRPLIFFPATLLTVLSGFLFGPWGILYTILGSNTSAMVAYGVGRYFGQGVLEGEENASVVQRYAQRMRQNSFETVLLMRLLFLPYDLVNYAGGFLRINWKAFLAATAIGSIPGTISFVLLGTSFGTLEALLAGEYRLNPVTLVLSVALIAGSIALSRHFKKRESTAPPSQKL is encoded by the coding sequence ATGACAGTAACGGAAACCACCCAAACGACAACGGTCGCAACCTTTTGGCGGCGGCATGGCGCAAAACTGGGGGCGCTTGCTTTTTGGGCGCTGGTGCTGGGCGGCTACTGGTGGTACGCCAACCGGAATGGCCTTACCCTCCAGGAGACGCTGACGCTGGTCGCCCATCTCCTCACTGGCAGTATCTGGGGACCGCTGGCATACATCCTGCTATACGCCTTGCGCCCGCTCATCTTTTTCCCGGCGACGCTGCTGACGGTGCTTTCCGGCTTCCTGTTTGGGCCCTGGGGGATTCTGTACACCATCCTGGGAAGCAATACATCGGCAATGGTCGCGTATGGTGTCGGACGGTATTTCGGTCAGGGGGTGCTGGAAGGGGAGGAGAATGCCAGTGTGGTACAGCGGTATGCGCAGCGGATGCGCCAAAACAGCTTTGAAACGGTCTTGCTCATGCGGCTGCTATTCCTGCCTTATGATCTGGTAAACTACGCGGGCGGGTTTTTGCGCATCAACTGGAAGGCCTTTCTGGCGGCAACGGCGATCGGCTCCATTCCGGGCACGATTTCGTTTGTGTTGTTGGGAACGTCGTTTGGCACGTTGGAGGCGCTGCTGGCGGGCGAGTACAGGCTGAATCCGGTGACGCTGGTGCTTTCGGTGGCGTTAATTGCCGGCAGTATCGCCCTCTCCCGCCACTTCAAAAAACGAGAATCCACCGCACCACCTTCCCAGAAGTTATGA
- a CDS encoding XRE family transcriptional regulator, which produces MDEPIFESSGNVFEDLDLEPAEAAILHMRAKLMNDLGLYIQSSDMTQTEAAKKLGIAQSRVSDLVRGKWEKFSLEMLITLEARAGRQVTLELAV; this is translated from the coding sequence ATGGACGAGCCGATTTTTGAATCAAGCGGCAATGTGTTTGAAGATTTGGACCTGGAGCCAGCGGAAGCGGCGATCTTGCATATGCGGGCCAAATTGATGAATGATTTAGGGCTGTATATTCAGTCCAGTGACATGACGCAAACAGAAGCTGCCAAAAAGCTGGGAATTGCCCAATCTCGCGTATCAGATTTGGTGCGCGGAAAGTGGGAAAAGTTCAGCCTGGAAATGCTGATCACACTTGAAGCTCGTGCCGGTCGGCAAGTAACGCTCGAATTAGCGGTTTAG
- a CDS encoding alcohol dehydrogenase catalytic domain-containing protein, with amino-acid sequence MQTMVLDVSAPRILATRLLGRFWQGAYFARTAPLHLMTLPDPPLPSPDWVRVRNRLCGICGSDLHQLFVDASLNVAPVALPSHQRIYLGHEMVGNVTEMGPDVDGCQVGQRVVRWGRADDCRARGREDLCAACARGHRVLCQRASDPRPYHPIGGGFGDSFITPASTLLPVPDDLSDEQAIFVEPTAVAIHAAWRRPPAAGEKVLVIGCGTIGYLLIQAMRALQPHCEITAVAQFPWQAAVAAQCGADQVMLTAEDGYAAVSRLTGAGLYQGRGTNRMLLGGFDVVFDVVGTPRTLQDALRWTRANGTVVLVGVYLHPMTVDLTPVWHQEVDLIGTVGHDVVTWEGASVSTFELAMRWMQQGKIQCENLLTHRFPLAEYRQAFRTALDKRDSGSIKVAFTLH; translated from the coding sequence ATGCAAACAATGGTTTTGGACGTATCCGCGCCCCGCATCCTGGCAACCAGATTGTTGGGGCGCTTCTGGCAAGGGGCGTATTTTGCCCGCACCGCTCCTTTGCACCTGATGACCCTGCCCGATCCGCCGCTGCCATCGCCCGACTGGGTGCGGGTACGCAATCGCCTCTGCGGCATCTGCGGCAGCGACCTGCACCAGCTATTTGTAGACGCCAGCCTGAACGTCGCTCCCGTGGCCTTGCCCTCGCACCAGCGCATCTACCTGGGGCATGAAATGGTCGGCAACGTCACAGAAATGGGGCCAGACGTAGATGGTTGCCAGGTAGGGCAGCGCGTCGTCCGCTGGGGGCGCGCCGATGACTGCCGCGCCCGCGGACGGGAGGACCTCTGCGCCGCCTGCGCCCGCGGCCATCGCGTCCTCTGCCAACGTGCCTCCGATCCCCGGCCCTATCACCCCATTGGCGGCGGTTTCGGCGACAGCTTCATCACCCCCGCCAGCACGCTTCTGCCCGTCCCCGACGACCTCAGCGACGAACAGGCCATCTTTGTCGAGCCAACCGCCGTCGCTATTCACGCCGCCTGGCGGCGACCGCCGGCGGCAGGCGAAAAAGTGCTCGTAATTGGCTGCGGCACCATTGGCTACCTCTTGATCCAGGCCATGCGCGCCTTACAACCACACTGCGAGATCACCGCCGTGGCCCAGTTCCCCTGGCAGGCAGCCGTAGCCGCCCAATGCGGCGCGGACCAGGTCATGCTTACCGCGGAAGATGGCTACGCCGCCGTCAGCCGCCTCACCGGAGCCGGCCTCTATCAAGGACGGGGGACCAATCGGATGCTGCTGGGGGGGTTTGACGTTGTGTTTGACGTGGTAGGTACGCCGCGCACGCTACAGGATGCCCTGCGCTGGACGCGGGCCAACGGAACCGTGGTGCTGGTTGGCGTCTATCTGCACCCTATGACGGTGGACCTGACCCCTGTGTGGCATCAGGAGGTGGACCTGATTGGAACCGTTGGGCATGACGTCGTTACGTGGGAAGGCGCGTCGGTATCCACGTTTGAACTGGCGATGCGCTGGATGCAGCAGGGGAAAATCCAGTGCGAAAACCTGCTCACGCATCGCTTTCCGCTGGCGGAATACCGGCAGGCGTTTCGCACCGCGCTGGACAAACGGGACAGCGGCTCGATTAAGGTGGCGTTTACATTACATTAG
- a CDS encoding thiamine pyrophosphate-binding protein: MMAEITGGELLLRSLHAQHIHHIHAITDGTYMIFLEALERLGPELDMRLIVPRHEAAAAHAADAYTRVTGEPAVVMACAGPGAANLLAGIICAQAEGSPVVAITTMRRADVSDDYRHLGGTQSPDHQALFQPAVKWSGRVSHWRHIPDMVRHAFRVAMAGTPGPVHLLIPEDVLNQRGDEASAPLWPRARGQAMAPAVAHPEDVRRAAEMLVGAKFVNIHAGNGANRSGAGVEIQALAEHLGCAVTNNVTARGILPEDHPQLFPPLCMAAFMAHQQADLILAVGTRFGELVMWGKPPLWGDPATQPTIQIDINPAHIGLNRPVDVPLIGDARIVMQQLLDAVRELTPPRPPHPKLAELGMVRAQWQKGLDDAVADRERAPMLTGTIFQVCNEFFADDAILALDGGNTVMWGMHYHLPRRQQSVLYTANMGYLGTGLPYAIGAKIAAPERQVYCVTGDSAFGFNMQELETAARLRLPIITIVAVDGAFGMEKSAQRRVFGREAEWFMHDHAPVRYDKVAEAMGCHGEYVERGVDLMPALRRSTASGKPAVIHAVIDADANVDPPGMWIWNSARSGNVSFG, encoded by the coding sequence ATGATGGCCGAAATCACCGGGGGCGAACTGCTCCTCCGCAGTCTACACGCCCAACATATTCACCACATTCACGCCATCACCGATGGCACGTACATGATTTTTCTGGAAGCGCTGGAGCGGTTAGGGCCGGAACTGGACATGCGCCTGATTGTGCCGCGCCACGAAGCCGCCGCCGCGCACGCCGCCGATGCCTATACCCGTGTTACGGGCGAGCCTGCCGTGGTCATGGCCTGCGCCGGTCCGGGCGCGGCCAACCTGCTGGCGGGCATCATCTGCGCCCAGGCGGAAGGCAGCCCGGTCGTGGCGATCACCACGATGCGGCGCGCCGATGTCAGCGATGATTACCGCCACCTGGGCGGCACGCAGTCGCCAGACCACCAGGCATTGTTCCAGCCGGCGGTGAAATGGAGTGGGCGCGTCAGCCACTGGCGGCACATTCCCGACATGGTGCGGCACGCTTTCCGCGTGGCGATGGCCGGCACGCCTGGCCCGGTGCATCTGCTCATCCCCGAAGATGTGCTAAACCAGCGTGGTGACGAGGCAAGCGCGCCGCTCTGGCCGCGGGCGCGGGGGCAAGCGATGGCTCCGGCGGTGGCCCACCCGGAGGATGTGCGACGGGCGGCGGAGATGTTGGTGGGGGCGAAATTCGTGAACATTCATGCCGGCAACGGGGCCAACCGATCCGGCGCGGGAGTGGAAATTCAAGCCCTCGCCGAACACCTCGGCTGCGCCGTTACCAACAACGTCACCGCGCGCGGCATCCTCCCCGAAGACCATCCTCAGCTATTTCCGCCCCTGTGCATGGCCGCCTTCATGGCCCACCAGCAGGCCGACCTCATCCTGGCCGTGGGCACGCGCTTCGGCGAACTGGTGATGTGGGGCAAGCCGCCGCTCTGGGGCGACCCGGCGACGCAGCCCACCATCCAGATCGACATCAATCCCGCCCACATCGGCCTGAACCGTCCCGTTGATGTGCCCCTTATCGGCGACGCCCGTATCGTTATGCAACAACTGCTCGACGCCGTGCGGGAACTGACGCCACCACGCCCGCCGCACCCCAAACTGGCGGAACTGGGCATGGTGCGCGCGCAATGGCAAAAGGGGTTGGACGACGCCGTGGCCGACCGCGAACGCGCCCCCATGCTCACGGGTACGATTTTCCAGGTGTGCAACGAATTCTTCGCCGACGACGCCATTCTCGCCCTCGACGGGGGTAATACGGTGATGTGGGGCATGCACTACCACCTACCCCGCCGACAGCAGTCGGTCCTGTACACGGCGAACATGGGCTACCTGGGCACGGGCCTGCCTTACGCCATTGGGGCCAAAATCGCCGCGCCAGAGCGGCAGGTGTACTGTGTCACGGGTGATAGCGCGTTTGGCTTCAACATGCAGGAGTTGGAAACGGCAGCCCGCCTCAGGTTGCCCATCATCACGATTGTGGCCGTGGATGGGGCGTTTGGCATGGAAAAGTCGGCGCAGCGGCGCGTTTTTGGCCGCGAGGCGGAATGGTTCATGCACGATCATGCGCCGGTGCGCTACGACAAGGTGGCGGAGGCGATGGGGTGTCATGGGGAGTATGTGGAGCGAGGGGTGGATTTGATGCCGGCATTACGCCGATCCACCGCCTCCGGAAAACCCGCCGTCATCCACGCCGTCATTGACGCCGACGCCAACGTCGATCCTCCCGGCATGTGGATATGGAACTCCGCCCGCTCCGGCAACGTGAGCTTCGGCTAA
- a CDS encoding sugar ABC transporter permease, with translation MRWRILLMLAPALAVVILLFGGGLTLALLQSVGYLPVVGESHFTLDAYRHIFRQPAFYRSLLLSAWIAAASTALSTLLAILSALALRRPFRGQKWVTFIFQLNLPIPHVVGAVGVLFLFGQSGFLARLTYLAGLINAPAQFPALIYDRYALGIILEYVWKTTCFTGIILLALLQSIGDDYEAVARTLGASRWQRLRHVLLPLMQPGILSASILVFAYTFGAFEVPLLLGQRFPSALPVLAYRQYTDVDLQARAEAMAMSVVIAGIITLLIFAYMRLNRN, from the coding sequence ATGCGTTGGCGCATCCTCCTTATGCTGGCCCCGGCGTTGGCCGTCGTCATCCTCCTGTTTGGCGGCGGCCTCACGCTGGCCTTGCTGCAAAGTGTCGGGTATTTGCCCGTGGTGGGTGAGAGCCACTTCACGCTGGACGCCTATCGCCACATCTTCCGCCAGCCCGCCTTCTACCGCTCCCTGCTCCTCAGTGCCTGGATTGCCGCCGCCAGCACAGCGTTGTCCACGCTGCTGGCTATCCTCAGCGCGTTGGCCTTGCGCCGCCCCTTTCGCGGGCAAAAGTGGGTCACGTTCATCTTCCAGCTTAACCTGCCCATTCCCCACGTGGTGGGCGCGGTGGGGGTGCTGTTCCTCTTTGGGCAGAGCGGGTTTCTGGCGCGGTTGACCTACCTGGCGGGTCTCATTAACGCCCCGGCGCAATTCCCTGCCCTGATTTACGACCGTTACGCGCTGGGCATCATCCTGGAATATGTGTGGAAAACGACCTGCTTTACCGGCATCATTCTGCTCGCTTTGCTACAATCCATCGGCGACGATTATGAGGCGGTGGCGCGCACTTTGGGCGCGTCCCGTTGGCAGCGACTGCGGCACGTGCTGCTGCCGTTGATGCAGCCGGGCATTTTGTCCGCCTCCATTCTCGTGTTTGCTTACACTTTTGGCGCGTTTGAAGTGCCGCTGCTGCTGGGGCAACGATTCCCTTCGGCGCTGCCGGTGCTGGCGTATCGCCAGTATACGGACGTGGATTTGCAGGCACGGGCGGAGGCGATGGCCATGAGTGTGGTGATTGCCGGCATCATCACACTCCTGATTTTCGCCTACATGCGCCTGAACCGGAATTAG
- a CDS encoding plasmid pRiA4b ORF-3 family protein, giving the protein MVSPFRRNFKVSADDERLVRSVVGQERMPGSILPDFEALLSYVRKTSLALTAKGQLPMKALMEINALLTQPVELGLRRPVQKSLPPVHGLYLLVRASGLTHAGTTGKKTSLLIDETLYDLWQQLSPIEKYGVLLETWLLRGNVEILGEERGWMGSSSDTLRKWTEFFMNVPEEGWDLTTNARDEAYFSYEPGWHNLGLLRLFGLIEVQDAPPIIGKGWHIERISRTPLGNALLKVLMKQAHADFDLYMRSMKDLSVTYGVVQNWLQPYWPAWQNNLFLQKTAFREGVHIFKVSLDKNIWRRIAISANDTLINLAYAITNSVEFDHDHLHMFSYPNRLGMLEQVNHPYIEEGPWTDNVKVGDVPLSIRGTMRFVFDFGDWWEFQVTLEKIDTEMSLKEAAIIESHGVAPEQYPSHDDDNDDDNDVFLVWLDDEEE; this is encoded by the coding sequence ATGGTATCGCCTTTTCGTCGCAACTTCAAGGTATCGGCAGACGATGAACGACTCGTGCGCAGCGTCGTTGGGCAAGAGAGGATGCCCGGCTCTATTCTGCCGGATTTTGAAGCGCTATTATCATACGTGCGGAAAACCAGCCTGGCGCTAACGGCAAAGGGTCAGTTGCCGATGAAAGCGTTGATGGAGATCAACGCGCTGTTGACGCAGCCGGTGGAACTGGGCTTGCGGCGTCCCGTGCAGAAGTCTCTCCCACCCGTTCATGGACTGTATTTGTTGGTACGCGCGTCGGGATTGACTCATGCCGGCACAACCGGCAAAAAAACCTCTCTACTCATAGACGAAACCCTCTACGACTTATGGCAACAATTGAGTCCCATAGAGAAATACGGCGTGCTGTTGGAAACATGGCTCCTGCGGGGCAACGTGGAAATCCTCGGCGAAGAGCGCGGCTGGATGGGAAGTTCCTCGGATACCCTCCGCAAATGGACGGAGTTCTTCATGAATGTTCCCGAAGAAGGCTGGGACCTTACCACTAACGCCCGCGACGAAGCGTACTTCAGCTACGAGCCAGGATGGCACAATTTGGGCTTGCTGCGGCTGTTCGGCCTCATTGAGGTGCAGGACGCGCCCCCCATCATTGGCAAGGGGTGGCATATCGAACGCATATCCCGCACGCCGCTGGGAAACGCCCTCCTGAAGGTTTTGATGAAACAGGCTCACGCGGACTTCGACCTATACATGCGCTCAATGAAAGATCTGTCAGTTACCTATGGCGTGGTACAAAACTGGTTGCAACCTTACTGGCCTGCGTGGCAGAACAATCTTTTCCTCCAGAAAACCGCATTTCGGGAGGGCGTGCATATCTTCAAGGTGTCCCTGGACAAAAACATATGGCGACGGATAGCCATATCCGCAAACGACACGCTCATCAATCTTGCTTACGCCATCACCAATTCCGTGGAATTTGATCACGATCACCTGCACATGTTTTCCTACCCCAACCGCCTGGGCATGCTGGAACAGGTCAACCACCCCTACATAGAGGAAGGCCCGTGGACCGACAACGTTAAGGTCGGTGACGTGCCTCTGTCTATCAGGGGAACCATGCGCTTTGTGTTTGATTTTGGAGATTGGTGGGAGTTTCAGGTCACACTGGAAAAAATAGATACGGAAATGTCTCTGAAAGAGGCAGCCATTATCGAATCACATGGCGTGGCTCCGGAGCAGTACCCGTCCCACGATGACGACAATGATGACGACAATGACGTGTTTCTCGTTTGGCTTGATGACGAAGAAGAATAA
- a CDS encoding ABC transporter substrate-binding protein, with amino-acid sequence MKGKYSALVLIALLITLPLVACGGQNSGSADHDDSMAQSTSSETMSEADDMSEAADADAMEEMAPPDAPPPPGYEGKAWADILADARGQTVNWYMWGGSDLINTWVNDFVTPAVQERYGVTLNMVPVSDATEYINKVLGEKQAGKDSDGAVDLVWINGENFRTMRQGDLLYGSWSQFLPNAAFVNGDDASVANDFGFPVDGYESPYGKAQFVMIYDSARVPEPPRTIPALVEWIKANPGQFTYPAPPDFTGSAFMRHVCYEAAGGYEALLGEFDQATFDAHAPACWDLLSDLAPYLWREGQTYPESHTRQQDLFANGEVSFDMAYNPAEASSLVENGRYPESTRTFVFDSGTIANTHYVAIPYNSASKAAAMVVANFLLSPEAQLSKAQPANWGDLPVLDPLLMPADARTQFDAIPRGIATLSTAELAAHRLPELQAPWITAFEQGWEASVLSNNQP; translated from the coding sequence ATGAAAGGAAAATATAGTGCCCTTGTCTTGATCGCACTGCTAATCACCCTGCCGCTGGTTGCCTGCGGTGGGCAAAATAGCGGGTCGGCGGACCATGACGACAGCATGGCGCAAAGTACCTCAAGCGAAACCATGAGCGAAGCCGACGACATGAGCGAGGCGGCGGACGCGGATGCAATGGAAGAAATGGCCCCACCGGACGCGCCGCCGCCGCCGGGATACGAAGGGAAAGCGTGGGCCGACATCCTCGCCGACGCCAGAGGACAAACCGTCAACTGGTATATGTGGGGAGGCAGCGACCTGATCAACACCTGGGTGAACGATTTCGTCACCCCCGCCGTGCAGGAGCGGTACGGCGTCACCCTGAACATGGTCCCCGTCAGCGACGCTACCGAGTATATCAACAAAGTGTTGGGGGAGAAACAGGCGGGGAAAGACAGCGACGGCGCGGTGGACCTGGTGTGGATCAACGGCGAGAATTTTCGCACCATGCGCCAGGGCGATTTGTTGTACGGCAGCTGGTCCCAGTTCCTGCCCAACGCCGCCTTCGTCAACGGGGATGACGCCAGCGTCGCCAACGATTTTGGCTTCCCTGTTGATGGATATGAATCGCCTTATGGCAAGGCGCAGTTTGTGATGATTTACGACAGCGCCCGCGTACCGGAGCCGCCGCGCACCATTCCCGCGCTGGTGGAATGGATCAAGGCGAATCCGGGTCAGTTCACCTATCCCGCGCCGCCCGACTTCACGGGCAGCGCCTTCATGCGGCATGTCTGCTACGAGGCGGCGGGCGGTTATGAGGCACTGCTGGGCGAATTCGATCAGGCGACCTTTGACGCGCACGCGCCCGCCTGCTGGGATCTGCTCAGCGACCTGGCTCCCTATCTCTGGCGCGAAGGGCAGACCTACCCGGAAAGCCACACGCGCCAGCAGGATTTGTTTGCCAATGGCGAAGTGAGCTTCGACATGGCGTATAATCCGGCGGAAGCATCCAGCCTGGTGGAGAATGGGCGTTACCCGGAAAGCACGCGCACGTTTGTTTTTGATAGCGGCACCATTGCCAACACGCATTACGTGGCGATTCCTTACAACTCCGCGAGCAAGGCGGCGGCGATGGTGGTGGCGAATTTCCTGCTCTCGCCGGAAGCGCAGTTGAGCAAGGCGCAGCCGGCCAATTGGGGAGATTTACCGGTGCTTGATCCGTTGTTGATGCCGGCAGACGCCCGCACCCAATTCGACGCCATCCCCCGCGGCATCGCCACCCTCTCCACCGCCGAACTCGCCGCCCACCGCCTCCCCGAACTACAAGCCCCCTGGATTACGGCGTTTGAGCAGGGATGGGAAGCGAGCGTGTTGAGTAATAATCAACCATAG
- a CDS encoding mercuric reductase, whose protein sequence is MTTSIQIPPFDAYNQELVANAHPPDWQNPTPTGRYNLLVVGGGTAGLVSAVGAAGLGAKVALVEKHLLGGDCLNVGCVPSKTLIRSAKAVGDIRRAAAVGVYVPAPVTVDFAAVMTRVRRVRAELSHHDSAFRFRKLGIDLYLGEGAFTGPDSFQVDGRTIRFQKAVIATGARPAHIPIPGLAEAGYLTNERVFELTALPPRLAVIGAGPIGVEMAQAFARLGSQVTMMDILPVFGGLRDPDGLALMARTFSEDGMTMWLESGIQQVTARDGEKVLTVTHQGETKTLVVDEILLAAGRRPNIEGLNLEAAGVATTKKGIQVNDFLQTTNKEIYAAGDVALAQQFTHTADAAARIVLQNALFLGRKKVSDLIIPWTVYTDPEIAHVGLFDYEAEERGMAVDTFMTPIGETDRGRTDGEEAGFVKIYVKKGTDSILGATIIARHAGEMISEVTTAMNAGIGLNKMTQIIHPYPTQAEAIRKTADTWNRTRLTPLVATIFDKWLSWRR, encoded by the coding sequence ATGACCACATCCATCCAAATTCCCCCCTTTGATGCTTACAACCAGGAACTTGTGGCGAACGCCCATCCGCCGGATTGGCAAAACCCCACACCCACCGGACGCTACAATCTGCTCGTCGTCGGCGGCGGCACGGCGGGGTTGGTCAGCGCCGTGGGCGCGGCAGGACTGGGCGCGAAAGTGGCCCTGGTGGAAAAGCATCTGCTCGGCGGCGACTGCCTCAACGTGGGCTGCGTTCCCTCCAAGACGCTCATTCGTTCCGCCAAAGCCGTCGGGGACATCCGCCGCGCCGCCGCCGTGGGCGTGTATGTGCCCGCGCCCGTCACCGTGGACTTTGCCGCCGTGATGACGCGCGTGCGCCGCGTCCGCGCCGAACTGAGTCATCACGACTCCGCCTTTCGCTTCCGCAAGCTGGGCATAGACCTCTACCTGGGCGAAGGGGCGTTCACGGGACCGGATTCGTTCCAGGTGGACGGGCGCACCATTCGCTTCCAGAAAGCGGTGATTGCCACGGGCGCGCGCCCGGCGCACATTCCCATCCCCGGACTTGCGGAGGCCGGCTACCTGACGAACGAGCGTGTTTTTGAGCTGACCGCGCTGCCGCCGCGCCTGGCCGTGATCGGCGCGGGTCCGATTGGCGTGGAAATGGCGCAAGCGTTCGCCCGCCTGGGCAGCCAGGTGACGATGATGGATATTTTGCCCGTTTTTGGCGGCCTGCGTGACCCGGATGGCCTGGCGCTGATGGCGCGGACGTTTTCCGAGGACGGCATGACGATGTGGTTGGAGAGCGGCATCCAGCAGGTGACGGCGCGCGACGGGGAAAAGGTGCTGACGGTGACGCACCAGGGGGAGACAAAGACGCTGGTGGTGGATGAAATCCTGCTGGCCGCCGGACGCCGCCCGAACATTGAGGGGCTGAACCTGGAAGCGGCGGGGGTGGCGACGACGAAGAAGGGCATACAGGTCAACGATTTCTTGCAGACGACGAACAAGGAGATTTACGCGGCGGGGGATGTGGCGCTGGCGCAGCAGTTCACGCATACGGCGGACGCAGCGGCGCGCATTGTGTTGCAAAATGCGTTGTTCCTGGGTCGCAAAAAGGTGAGCGATTTAATTATTCCCTGGACGGTGTACACGGACCCGGAGATCGCCCATGTGGGTCTGTTTGACTATGAAGCGGAGGAGCGGGGGATGGCGGTGGATACATTTATGACGCCGATTGGAGAGACGGATCGCGGGCGCACGGATGGGGAGGAGGCGGGTTTTGTGAAGATTTACGTGAAAAAGGGGACGGATAGCATTCTGGGGGCGACGATTATTGCCCGTCATGCGGGTGAGATGATTAGTGAGGTGACGACGGCGATGAATGCCGGCATTGGCCTCAACAAAATGACGCAAATCATCCACCCATACCCCACCCAGGCCGAAGCCATCCGCAAAACCGCCGACACCTGGAACCGCACCCGCCTGACCCCTCTCGTCGCCACCATCTTTGACAAATGGCTCTCCTGGCGACGATAG